A part of Larimichthys crocea isolate SSNF chromosome VII, L_crocea_2.0, whole genome shotgun sequence genomic DNA contains:
- the LOC109141035 gene encoding uncharacterized protein LOC109141035 — MLGGIFSFHSRWKDRQDTYMHKPLPLQCTSLNFRGFQFAQAMLFAIEEINNNTDLLPDMSLGYKMYDACGSIARGVRVALALANGNEDVSAPTEAPCTRPAQVQAIMGETSSSPCMAISTVIGPFHIPLISHFATCACLSDKTKYPSFLRTIPSDYYQSRALAQLVKHFGWTWVGAIRTNDDYGNNGMATFIETAQQLGICVEYSVPFFRTDPPEKIQKIVDIIKASTSKVIVAFLSHMDMDVLIHVLSNHNLTGYQWVGSEGWIFDSHTAAMDRHHVMEGAIGLSIPKAHVSGMREFMLDVKPLNSSSNEMFTEFWEALFSCKFKKSKSSAGNERECTGHEDVTQVQNSFTDMSLMPIFYNVYKGVYAVAHALHSILSCNKTCDNNVQLDPFMILQHIKKINFKTKEGDEVYFNENGDPAAKYEIINWQPSENGIVDFVTVGLHDASLPADKQMNLQNKTLIWAQNSQQVPVSVCSQKCPPGTRKVLQKGKPVCCYDCLRCAEGEISNITDSITCVRCHPEFWSNERRDTCVKKEAEFLSYEEIMGALLTAASLFGTCMTAVVAFIFFRYRQTPIVRANNSELSFLLLFSLTLCFLCSLTFIGRPSEWSCMLRHTAFGITFVLCISCVLGKTIVVLMAFRATLPGSNVMKWFGPTQQKLSVVGFTIIQVIICILWLTISPPFPFKNFKEFKDKIILECALGSSIGFWAVLGYIGLLAMLCFFLAFLARKLPDNFNEAKFITFSMLIFCAVWLTFIPAYVSSPGKFSVAVEIFAILASSFGLLICIFIPKCYIILLKPEKNTKKNMMGKTASVCLALILQLLIVASFSQADEQVCRRRGDPENPQLSKDGDIMLGGIFTFHSSWKETRNSYMHKPLPLQCTSLNFRGFQYAQAMLFAIEEINNNTDLLPGISLGYKIYDACASIARGVRVALASANGNELLYAPSEAPCTRPVQVQAILGVTSSSPCMAISTVIGPFHIPLISHFATCACLSDKTKYPSFLRTIPSDYYQSRALAQLVKHFGWTWVGAIRSNDDYGNNGIATFREVAQQLDICVEYSVPFFRTDPPDKIQKMINIIKASTSKVIVAFLNHMDMDVLIHEFSHHNLTGYQWVGSEGWILDSQIAAMNTHHILDGAIGLSIPKAHVSGMREFMLDVKPLNTSTNELFTEFWEALFSCKFKLSKLSAQNLRECTGHEDVTRVQNSFTDMSLMPIFYNVYKGVYAVAHALHSVLNCDKTCDNNVRLDPFKILQHIKKVHFKTKEGDEVYFNENGDPAAKYEIINWQPTEHGIVDFITVGLYDASLPADKQLNLQNKSLTWAQNSQQVPVSVCSEKCPPGTRKVLQKGKPVCCYDCLRCAEGEISNITDSITCVRCDPEFWSNERRDACVKKEAEFLSYEEIMGALLTAASLFGTCMTAVVAFIFFRYRQTPIVRANNSELSFLLLFSLTLCFLCSLTFIGRPSEWSCMLRHTAFGITFVLCISCVLGKTIVVLMAFRATLPGSDVMKWFGPAQQKLSVLGFTIIQVIICILWLTISPPFPFKNFKDFKDKIILECALGSAIGFWAVLGYIGLLAMLCFFLAFLARKLPDNFNEAKFITFSMLIFCAVWITFIPAYVSSPGKFSVAVEIFAILASSFGLLICIFIPKCYIILLKPEKNTKKNMMGKGTPKSS, encoded by the exons GCACCAG TTTGAATTTCAGAGGGTTCCAGTTTGCCCAGGCTATGCTATTTGCCATAGAGGAGATCAATAATAACACAGATCTACTACCTGACATGTCTCTGGGCTATAAGATGTATGATGCCTGTGGCTCCATTGCCAGAGGTGTGAGGGTCGCACTGGCCTTGGCTAATGGTAATGAAGATGTATCTGCACCCACCGAGGCACCATGTACCAGACCTGCGCAAGTGCAGGCCATTATGGGAGAGACATCTTCTTCTCCTTGCATGGCTATATCTACTGTAATCGGACCATTTCATATCCCACTG atcagCCACTTTGCTACTTGTGCTTGTCTCAGTGATAAAACCAAGTACCCATCCTTCCTCAGAACAATACCCAGTGACTACTACCAGAGCAGAGCCCTGGCCCAGTTAGTCAAGCACTTTGGTTGGACTTGGGTTGGAGCTATTAGAACAAATGATGATTATGGAAATAATGGCATGGCCACATTTATAGAAACCGCCCAGCAGCTTGGCATCTGTGTGGAGTACTCTGTGCCATTCTTTAGAACAGATCCAccagagaaaatacaaaaaatagtTGACATTATAAAAGCTTCTACTTCAAAGGTGATTGTTGCTTTCCTCTCCCACATGGATATGGATGTGCTAATACATGTGTTGTCTAACCACAACTTGACTGGATACCAGTGGGTAGGCAGTGAAGGCTGGATCTTTGATTCGCATACTGCAGCCATGGATAGACATCACGTTATGGAAGGTGCTATAGGCCTCTCAATCCCCAAAGCACATGTCAGTGGCATGAGAGAGTTCATGTTGGATGTGAAGCCACTCAATTCATcgagtaatgaaatgtttacaGAGTTTTGGGAGGCATTGTTTAGCTGTAAGTTCAAGAAGTCAAAGTCATCAGCAGGGAATGAGAGAGAATGTACTGGACATGAAGATGTGACTCAAGTGCAAAACAGCTTCACTGATATGTCACTCATGCCTATATTTTACAATGTGTATAAAGGAGTGTATGCTGTGGCTCATGCACTTCATAGTATTCTCAGctgtaataaaacatgtgaCAACAATGTGCAGCTAGATCCATTCATG ATTTTACAGCACataaaaaagattaatttcaaaacaaaggaaggagaTGAGGTTTACTTTAATGAAAATGGAGACCCAGCAGCAAAGTATGAAATTATAAACTGGCAGCCATCAGAAAATGGAATTGTGGACTTTGTCACAGTTGGTCTTCATGATGCATCATtacctgcagacaaacaaatgaatctgCAAAATAAGACTTTAATATGGGCACAAAACTCTCAACAG GTGCCTGTGTCAGTTTGCAGTCAGAAATGTCCCCCAGGAACTCGCAAGGTTCTGCAGAAAGGAAAGCCTGTCTGCTGCTATGACTGTTTAAGAtgtgcagagggagaaataagCAACATTACAG ATTCTATCACCTGTGTCCGATGTCATCCTGAGTTTTGGTCAAATGAGAGAAGAGATACCTGTGTGAAGAAGGAGGCAGAGTTTCTATCATATGAAGAGATTATGGGAGCACTGCTCACTGCAGCGTCTTTATTTGGAACATGCATGACTGCTGTTGTggcattcattttcttcagatacagacagactcCAATTGTCAGAGCCaacaactctgagctgagcttcctgctgctcttctccttgactctgtgtttcctgtgttctctGACCTTCATTGGTCGGCCCTCTGAGTGGTCCTGCATGCTGAGACACACTGCATTTGGCATCACCTTTGTCCTCTGTATCTCTTGTGTTCTGGGGAAAACAATAGTAGTGTTAATGGCCTTCAGGGCCACACTTCCAGGTAGTAATGTGATGAAATGGTTTGGGCCAACACAGCAGAAACTCAGTGTTGTGGGTTTCACTATTATACAAGTTATCATATGTATCCTCTGGTTAAcaatttctcctccttttccattCAAGAATTTTAAAGAATTCAAGGACAAAATCATCTTAGAGTGTGCTCTGGGGTCATCTATAGGCTTTTGGGCTGTACTTGGGTACATAGGACTTCTggccatgttgtgtttttttcttgcttttctggCTCGGAAACTACCTGATAATTTCAATGAAGCCAAATTTATcaccttcagcatgctgatattttgCGCAGTATGGCTCACTTTTATTCCAGCATATGTCAGCTCTCCTGGGAAGTTCAGTGTTGCTGTGGAGATATTTGCTATTCTGGCTTCAAGTTTTGGACTGctcatttgtatatttattccaaaatgttacattatctTACTGAAACCAGAGAAGAACACGAAAAAGAATATGATGGGGAA AACAGCTTCAGTGTGTCTGGCATTGATTCTCCAA CTGTTGATAGTGGCATCTTTCTCTCAGGCTGATGAGCAGGTGTGCAGGAGAAGAGGGGATCCTGAGAATCCCCAGCTTTCTAAGGATGGGGACATTATGTTGGGGGGAATCTTCACTTTCCACAGCAGCTGGAAAGAGACACGGAATAGCTACATGCACAAACCACTGCCACTGCAATGCACCAG TTTGAATTTCAGAGGTTTCCAGTATGCCCAGGCTATGCTCTTTGCCATTGAGGAGATTAATAACAACACAGACCTACTTCCTGGCATCTCTCTGGGATATAAGATCTACGATGCCTGTGCCTCCATTGCTAGGGGTGTCAGGGTTGCACTGGCTTCAGCTAATGGTAATGAACTTCTATATGCACCTTCTGAGGCACCGTGTACCAGACCTGTCCAAGTGCAGGCTATTTTGGGAGtgacctcttcttctccttgcATGGCTATATCTACTGTTATTGGACCCTTTCATATTCCACTG atcagCCACTTTGCTACTTGTGCTTGTCTCAGTGATAAAACAAAGTACCCATCCTTCCTCAGAACAATACCCAGTGACTACTACCAGAGCAGAGCTCTGGCCCAGTTAGTCAAGCACTTTGGTTGGACTTGGGTTGGAGCTATTAGATCAAATGATGATTATGGAAATAATGGCATAGCCACATTTAGAGAAGTCGCCCAGCAGCTGGACATCTGTGTAGAATACTCTGTGCCATTCTTTAGAACAGATCCAccagacaaaatacaaaagatgATTAACATTATCAAAGCTTCTACTTCAAAGGTGATTGTTGCCTTCCTCAATCATATGGATATGGATGTACTAATACATGAGTTTTCTCACCACAACTTGACTGGATACCAGTGGGTAGGCAGTGAGGGCTGGATCCTTGATTCCCAAATTGCAGCAATGAACACCCATCACATTCTGGATGGTGCCATAGGCCTGTCCATCCCCAAAGCACATGTCAGTGGAATGAGAGAGTTCATGTTGGATGTGAAGCCACTCAATACATCTACTAATGAACTGTTTACAGAGTTTTGGGAGGCATTATTTAGCTGTAAGTTCAAACTGTCAAAATTATCAGCACAAAATCTGAGAGAATGTACTGGACATGAAGATGTGACCCGAGTGCAAAACAGCTTCACTGATATGTCACTCATGCCTATCTTTTACAATGTGTATAAAGGAGTGTATGCTGTGGCCCATGCACTTCATAGTGTTCTCAACTGTGACAAAACATGTGACAATAATGTGCGGCTAGATCCATTTAAG ATTTTACAGCACATAAAAAAggttcatttcaaaacaaaggaaggagaTGAGGTTTACTTTAATGAAAATGGAGACCCAGCAGCAAAGTATGAAATTATAAACTGGCAGCCAACAGAACATGGAATTGTGGACTTTATCACAGTTGGTCTTTATGATGCATCTTtacctgcagacaaacagctgaatcTGCAAAATAAGTCTTTAACTTGGGCACAAAACTCACAACAG GTGCCTGTGTCAGTTTGCAGTGAGAAATGTCCCCCAGGAACTCGCAAGGTTCTGCAGAAAGGAAAACCTGTCTGCTGCTATGACTGTTTAAGAtgtgcagagggagaaataagCAACATTACAG attcTATCACCTGTGTGAGATGTGACCCTGAGTTCTGGTCAAATGAGAGAAGAGATGCCTGTGTAAAGAAGGAGGCAGAGTTTCTATCATATGAAGAGATTATGGGAGCACTGCTCACTGCAGCCTCTTTATTTGGAACATGCATGACTGCTGTTGTggcattcattttcttcagatacagacagactcCAATTGTCAGGGCCaacaactctgagctgagcttcctgctgctcttctccttgactctgtgtttcttgtgttcTCTGACCTTCATTGGCCGGCCCTCTGAGTGGTCCTGCATGCTGAGACACACTGCATTTGGCATCACCTTTGTTCTCTGTATCTCTTGTGTTCTGGGTAAAACAATAGTAGTGCTAATGGCCTTCAGGGCCACACTTCCAGGTAGTGATGTGATGAAATGGTTTGGGCCTGCACAGCAGAAACTCAGTGTTCTGGGTTTCACTATCATACAAGTTATCATATGTATCCTCTGGTTAACAATTTCTCCTCCATTTCCCTTTAAGAATTTTAAAGACTTCAAGGACAAAATCATCTTAGAGTGTGCTCTGGGTTCAGCTATAGGCTTTTGGGCTGTACTTGGGTACATAGGACTTTTggccatgttgtgtttttttcttgcttttctggCTCGGAAACTACCTGATAATTTCAATGAAGCTAAATTTATcaccttcagcatgctgatattctgtgcagTATGGATCACTTTTATTCCAGCATATGTCAGCTCTCCTGGGAAGTTCAGTGTTGCTGTGGAGATATTTGCTATTCTGGCTTCAAGTTTTGGACtgctcatttgtatttttattccaaaatgttacattatctTATTGAAACCAGAGAAGAATACAAAAAAGAATATGATGGGGAAGGGAACACCAAAATCAtcctaa